In the genome of Pseudomonadota bacterium, one region contains:
- a CDS encoding DUF3572 domain-containing protein, with protein MSKPQEIAQTIALQAVGFIVSQERILLPFLSSSGLALADLQAGLESPDVLAAVLDWLLQHEQNLLMFCADFDVTPDLVWRARNQLPGAPAQQHQSI; from the coding sequence ATGTCAAAACCTCAAGAGATAGCCCAAACCATTGCGCTGCAAGCAGTTGGTTTCATTGTAAGTCAAGAAAGAATTTTACTCCCCTTTTTGTCAAGTTCCGGCCTTGCTTTAGCTGACTTACAAGCTGGATTAGAAAGTCCAGATGTACTTGCCGCCGTGCTTGATTGGCTTTTGCAACACGAACAAAATCTTTTGATGTTTTGTGCAGACTTTGATGTGACTCCAGATTTGGTTTGGCGCGCACGCAACCAACTCCCTGGGGCTCCAGCTCAGCAACACCAATCTATTTAA
- a CDS encoding glycosyltransferase family 4 protein, which translates to MTTSLLILLCIGICISATVTWLMARVNIADIPEQRSSHAHPTPKCGGIGVLVGLTVTLALFISTDLLVFSPLILILLSTTLGIGVLGLLDDLFTLSFKWRLLVQTTAASFICYYIVPVTYLPIPGLGTLELGWLGWVLSVFWIVGFTNTFNFMDGINGIAAGTALLSGLFLSLFFIHFLNIDFSMVAMALVAGTLGFLPFNFPKAKIFLGDVGSQAMGFLLAVLALRAISESYRISIFTMLLLFLPFCFDSGVTLLRRTLARENVFKAHRTHLYQLLNQLGWSHTQVTILYLALSGISGLTACISLKIPPEHHLYLSASALLFYGAFGYVVLKRARQRKLLA; encoded by the coding sequence ATGACTACATCTCTGCTTATCTTGCTGTGCATTGGTATCTGTATATCTGCAACTGTGACCTGGCTAATGGCAAGAGTCAATATTGCCGATATCCCTGAGCAACGTTCTTCGCATGCCCACCCCACCCCCAAGTGCGGTGGAATTGGCGTCCTTGTGGGCTTGACTGTAACGCTTGCCCTCTTTATCAGCACTGACCTTCTAGTTTTTTCTCCTTTAATCCTCATCCTACTATCCACCACACTTGGCATTGGCGTGCTGGGGCTCTTGGATGACCTATTTACGCTATCCTTTAAGTGGCGGTTGTTGGTACAGACAACTGCTGCCTCTTTTATCTGTTATTACATCGTCCCTGTCACCTACCTGCCTATTCCTGGACTTGGCACCCTTGAGCTTGGTTGGCTCGGATGGGTACTTTCAGTATTTTGGATTGTGGGTTTTACCAATACCTTTAATTTCATGGATGGCATTAATGGAATTGCCGCAGGGACCGCATTACTTTCTGGACTGTTTTTAAGCTTATTTTTCATCCATTTTCTCAATATCGACTTCAGTATGGTTGCAATGGCACTTGTGGCGGGCACACTTGGGTTCCTACCATTTAATTTTCCCAAAGCAAAAATTTTCCTTGGTGACGTTGGCAGCCAAGCAATGGGGTTTTTGCTGGCAGTTCTTGCCCTTAGAGCTATCAGCGAAAGCTATCGTATTTCCATATTCACTATGCTCCTCTTATTTCTGCCCTTTTGTTTTGACAGTGGTGTGACCCTTCTTCGACGAACATTGGCGCGAGAAAATGTTTTCAAGGCACATCGCACGCACCTGTATCAGCTCCTCAATCAACTAGGATGGAGCCATACACAGGTCACTATACTTTATTTAGCACTGTCCGGCATTAGCGGGCTAACAGCTTGCATCAGCTTGAAAATCCCTCCCGAACATCATCTCTACTTATCAGCATCAGCCTTGCTATTTTATGGTGCCTTCGGCTACGTTGTGTTAAAGCGAGCCCGACAACGAAAACTCCTTGCATGA